In the genome of Kitasatospora cathayae, one region contains:
- a CDS encoding S8 family peptidase, which translates to MRVTRISRTRYAAVGLVLATAGALALPAGTAVAAPTGDSTTGPLLSYVVNTKANHGQVQKVEKAISGLGGTVVQSYEQVGVIVARSNDTKFAEKLRLAKGVDSVGASRTKGILAADQSKAEVAAEPTGAAAAADGQEPYEPNQWDMRQIGVDKAHKISLGSRNVTVGVLDSGIDATHEDLAANVDASQSVSCIDGKTNTDWKAWQPTTSDHGTHVAGTIAAAKNGKGVVGIAPNVKLAAVKVVDDGGFIYPENAVCGFVWAGEHGFKVTNNSYYVDPWMFNCPNDKDQAAITEAVRKAVAFSQRKGVLNVAAAGNENIDLAHKTTDVSSPDDTSPGTRPVTNDCLSLPTELPGVIAVSAVGVNGDKSYYSSYGKGVVTVAAPGGDRRFQIPNTPDKDGRILSTIPGNKYGYMQGTSMATPHVTGVVALLAGTFPWASPDELTELLTNQAESHACPTGEFNPGGTAQWKATCEGGADDNGFYGAGIINAEKAVQWWR; encoded by the coding sequence ATGAGAGTTACTCGGATCAGCCGGACCCGGTACGCGGCAGTGGGCCTCGTGCTCGCCACCGCCGGCGCCCTCGCGCTCCCGGCCGGCACCGCCGTCGCGGCGCCCACCGGCGACTCGACGACCGGTCCGCTGCTCAGCTACGTCGTCAACACCAAGGCCAACCACGGTCAGGTGCAGAAGGTCGAGAAGGCCATCAGCGGCCTCGGCGGCACGGTGGTCCAGTCGTACGAGCAGGTCGGCGTCATCGTCGCCCGCTCCAACGACACCAAGTTCGCGGAGAAGCTGCGCCTGGCCAAGGGCGTCGACTCGGTCGGCGCCAGCCGCACCAAGGGCATCCTCGCCGCGGACCAGAGCAAGGCCGAGGTCGCCGCCGAGCCGACCGGTGCCGCCGCCGCTGCCGACGGCCAGGAGCCGTACGAGCCCAACCAGTGGGACATGCGCCAGATCGGTGTCGACAAGGCGCACAAGATCTCGCTCGGCAGCCGCAACGTCACGGTCGGCGTGCTGGACTCCGGCATCGACGCCACCCACGAGGACCTGGCCGCCAACGTGGACGCCTCGCAGTCGGTCTCCTGCATCGACGGCAAGACGAACACCGACTGGAAGGCCTGGCAGCCGACCACCAGCGACCACGGCACCCACGTGGCCGGCACGATCGCCGCCGCCAAGAACGGCAAGGGCGTCGTCGGCATCGCCCCGAACGTCAAGCTGGCCGCGGTCAAGGTCGTCGACGACGGTGGCTTCATCTACCCGGAGAACGCGGTCTGCGGCTTCGTCTGGGCCGGCGAGCACGGCTTCAAGGTGACGAACAACAGCTACTACGTCGACCCGTGGATGTTCAACTGCCCGAACGACAAGGACCAGGCGGCGATCACGGAGGCGGTCCGCAAGGCCGTCGCCTTCTCGCAGCGCAAGGGCGTCCTGAACGTCGCCGCGGCGGGCAACGAGAACATCGACCTGGCGCACAAGACCACCGACGTCTCCAGCCCGGACGACACCAGCCCCGGCACCCGCCCGGTCACCAACGACTGCCTGTCGCTGCCGACCGAGCTGCCCGGCGTGATCGCGGTCTCCGCGGTCGGCGTCAACGGCGACAAGTCGTACTACTCCAGCTACGGCAAGGGTGTCGTCACCGTCGCCGCGCCGGGTGGCGACCGTCGCTTCCAGATCCCGAACACCCCGGACAAGGACGGTCGCATCCTGTCGACCATCCCGGGCAACAAGTACGGCTACATGCAGGGCACCTCGATGGCCACCCCGCACGTCACCGGCGTGGTCGCGCTGCTCGCCGGCACCTTCCCGTGGGCCAGCCCGGACGAGCTCACCGAGCTGCTGACCAACCAGGCCGAGTCCCACGCCTGCCCGACCGGCGAGTTCAACCCGGGCGGCACCGCCCAGTGGAAGGCCACCTGCGAGGGCGGCGCGGACGACAACGGCTTCTACGGCGCGGGCATCATCAACGCCGAGAAGGCGGTCCAGTGGTGGCGCTGA
- a CDS encoding exopolysaccharide biosynthesis polyprenyl glycosylphosphotransferase, translating into MTIDHESVSRSGGSLPGPRLPGTGLLDRPTGAAYTRAVPPLRRHRRATRSRLALPLALGQVDAIALCAATGIANRVVEPAVPLAPLLGTAAILPLLLLLNLAGGLYRTRLTLSVLDELPALAVRAVVATAFAVTLAGCLEGRWPDCGPATPARLILLLGSQLLIAALGRGVLYHLVRRIRRGRPSPVLVLGAGRLGRKVAAALREHGEYGMRPVGFLDADPPLPTGDTDLPVLGGREVLEREVRRHRIHHVIATAGAADEADTAAALRDAARLGCQVWLVPALREHGSLPTTPIAGGDHLWGFPCLRLDSPAMRRPGWAGKRALDVTAAAFGLLLLAPVLALCALAVRFDTGPGVLFRQQRTGLDGRVFTVLKFRTLRPSNEHESATRWNISQDHRMGAVGRLLRKSSLDELPQLWNVLRGDMSLVGPRPERPYFVMRFSQAYPEYADRHRVPVGLTGLAQVNGLRGDTSIEDRARFDNRYIESWSLWQDVKILCRTAALMLHPDGS; encoded by the coding sequence ATGACCATTGACCACGAGAGCGTGTCGCGATCCGGCGGGTCCCTGCCCGGACCGCGACTGCCCGGCACCGGGCTGCTCGACCGGCCGACCGGAGCGGCGTACACCCGGGCGGTGCCGCCGCTGCGCCGGCACCGCCGGGCGACCCGCTCCCGGCTCGCCCTGCCGCTCGCGCTGGGCCAGGTCGACGCGATCGCGCTGTGCGCCGCCACCGGCATCGCCAACCGGGTGGTCGAGCCGGCCGTCCCGCTCGCCCCGCTGCTCGGCACCGCCGCCATACTTCCGCTGCTCCTGCTGCTCAACCTGGCCGGCGGCCTCTACCGCACCCGGCTCACCCTGTCCGTCCTGGACGAACTGCCCGCCCTGGCCGTCAGAGCCGTGGTCGCCACCGCCTTCGCCGTCACCCTGGCCGGCTGTCTGGAGGGCCGCTGGCCCGACTGCGGCCCGGCCACCCCGGCCCGCCTCATCCTGCTGCTCGGCTCCCAGCTGCTGATCGCCGCCCTCGGCCGCGGCGTCCTCTACCACCTGGTCCGGCGGATCCGCCGCGGTCGCCCCAGCCCCGTCCTGGTGCTCGGCGCCGGCCGGCTCGGCCGCAAGGTCGCCGCCGCCCTCCGCGAGCACGGCGAGTACGGCATGCGCCCGGTCGGCTTCCTGGACGCCGATCCGCCGCTGCCGACCGGCGACACCGACCTGCCCGTCCTCGGCGGCCGCGAGGTACTGGAGCGCGAGGTCCGCCGGCACCGGATCCACCACGTGATCGCCACCGCCGGAGCCGCCGACGAGGCCGACACCGCCGCCGCCCTGCGCGACGCCGCCAGGCTCGGCTGCCAGGTCTGGCTGGTGCCCGCGCTGCGCGAGCACGGCTCGCTGCCCACCACCCCGATCGCCGGCGGCGACCACCTGTGGGGCTTCCCCTGCCTGCGGCTCGACAGCCCCGCCATGCGCCGCCCCGGCTGGGCCGGCAAGCGCGCCCTGGACGTCACCGCCGCCGCGTTCGGCCTGCTGCTGCTCGCGCCCGTCCTCGCGCTGTGCGCCCTCGCCGTCCGCTTCGACACCGGCCCCGGCGTGCTCTTCCGCCAGCAGCGCACCGGCCTGGACGGGCGGGTCTTCACCGTCCTGAAGTTCCGCACCCTGCGCCCCAGCAACGAGCACGAGTCGGCGACCCGCTGGAACATCTCCCAGGACCACCGGATGGGCGCCGTCGGCCGCCTGCTGCGCAAGAGCTCGCTGGACGAGCTGCCGCAGCTGTGGAACGTCCTGCGCGGCGACATGAGCCTGGTCGGCCCGCGCCCCGAACGCCCTTATTTCGTCATGCGGTTCAGCCAGGCCTACCCCGAGTACGCCGACCGCCACCGCGTCCCGGTCGGCCTCACCGGCCTCGCCCAGGTCAACGGCCTGCGCGGGGACACCTCGATCGAGGACCGGGCCCGCTTCGACAACCGCTACATCGAGAGCTGGAGCCTCTGGCAGGACGTCAAGATCCTGTGCCGCACCGCGGCCCTGATGCTCCACCCGGACGGGAGCTGA
- a CDS encoding amidohydrolase family protein: protein MVRSEAGVPEAGVLEVGALVDHHCHSVVAAELADDALAGLLTESDRPPAPGCSPFDSALGLAVRRWCPPALGLPVHAPAADYLARRRELGAAEATRRLLAAAGLDTCLVDTGLTAAAGRELLPLTELAEAAGAVVREVVRLEAVAESVTAGAEDWPRAVGEALAVAATGAVAVKSVLAYRHGLAVPAERPARPAVVAAAGAWLRGGRGRLADPVLLHHLLWTAVDVCAELGLPLQLHTGFGDPDLTLHRADPSLLTDFVRAAEPSGVPLVLLHGYPYHRQAAWLAQAFPTVYTDLGLTASYTGPRVAAVLGEMLELAPFGKLLFSTDAYGLPELFVAGAAQFRYGLGMLLSDWQAGGACSAPDAQRLARLVAADNARRLYALQ, encoded by the coding sequence GTGGTCCGGTCGGAGGCCGGGGTTCCGGAGGCCGGGGTCCTGGAGGTCGGCGCGCTGGTCGACCACCACTGCCACAGCGTGGTGGCGGCCGAGCTCGCCGACGACGCCCTGGCCGGGCTGCTCACCGAGTCCGACCGCCCGCCCGCGCCCGGGTGTTCGCCCTTCGACAGCGCGCTCGGCCTGGCCGTGCGGCGCTGGTGCCCGCCCGCGCTCGGCCTGCCCGTGCACGCCCCGGCCGCCGACTACCTGGCCCGGCGGCGCGAGTTGGGCGCCGCCGAGGCCACCCGCCGACTGCTCGCCGCCGCCGGGCTGGACACCTGCCTGGTGGACACCGGGCTGACCGCCGCCGCGGGCCGCGAGCTGCTGCCGCTGACCGAACTCGCCGAGGCCGCCGGGGCGGTGGTGCGCGAGGTGGTCCGGCTGGAGGCGGTGGCCGAGTCGGTGACGGCAGGGGCGGAGGACTGGCCCCGGGCCGTCGGCGAGGCGCTGGCGGTGGCCGCCACCGGCGCGGTCGCGGTCAAGTCGGTGCTCGCCTACCGGCACGGTCTGGCCGTCCCGGCCGAACGCCCCGCGCGCCCCGCCGTGGTGGCCGCCGCCGGGGCCTGGCTGCGCGGCGGGCGCGGCCGGCTGGCCGACCCGGTGCTGCTGCACCACCTGCTCTGGACGGCCGTGGACGTCTGCGCCGAACTGGGCCTGCCGCTCCAACTCCACACCGGCTTCGGCGATCCCGACCTCACCCTGCACCGCGCCGACCCGTCCCTGCTGACCGACTTCGTCCGCGCCGCCGAGCCGAGCGGCGTCCCGCTGGTGCTGCTGCACGGCTATCCGTACCACCGGCAGGCCGCCTGGCTGGCCCAGGCCTTTCCGACCGTGTACACCGACCTCGGGCTGACGGCCTCCTACACCGGGCCGCGGGTGGCGGCGGTGCTCGGCGAGATGCTGGAACTGGCGCCGTTCGGAAAACTGTTGTTCTCCACCGATGCCTACGGACTTCCCGAACTGTTCGTGGCGGGCGCCGCACAGTTCCGGTACGGACTGGGCATGCTGCTCTCCGACTGGCAGGCGGGCGGCGCCTGTTCGGCCCCGGACGCCCAGCGGCTGGCTCGGCTGGTCGCCGCCGACAACGCGCGCCGGTTGTACGCGCTCCAGTAG
- a CDS encoding HipA family kinase produces MLDLVTALRYVDPLRAGGSVPGVVETDDLGTYVVKFTGAAQGRKALVAEVIVGELARRLGLRVPELRLVDFDPVVAADEPDAEIQDLLKASAGLNLGMDLLPGAADYRPGMIPVDSAEAGRVVWLDALTGNVDRTVHNPNLVVWHQRLWLIDNGAALVFHHRWATAEASVGKRYDLSAHALGACAPDVRLADEDLGPLVTVELLEQVVALVPDEWLADEPGFDSVDAVRHAYVTHLAARAVLSEEWLPEGFATPEQLREAELRRAARTRAGRPAWLREVPDLHGKPSVETVWEHHFE; encoded by the coding sequence GTGCTCGATCTGGTGACTGCGCTGCGCTACGTGGACCCGCTGCGGGCCGGTGGCTCGGTGCCCGGTGTCGTGGAGACCGACGACCTGGGAACGTACGTGGTCAAGTTCACCGGCGCCGCCCAGGGCCGCAAGGCGCTGGTGGCCGAGGTGATCGTCGGCGAGCTGGCCCGGCGGCTCGGGCTGCGGGTGCCGGAGCTGCGGCTGGTGGACTTCGACCCGGTGGTCGCCGCCGACGAGCCGGACGCCGAGATCCAGGACCTGCTCAAGGCCAGCGCCGGGCTCAACCTCGGGATGGACCTGCTGCCCGGGGCCGCGGACTACCGGCCGGGGATGATCCCGGTGGACTCCGCCGAGGCCGGGCGGGTGGTCTGGCTGGACGCGCTCACCGGCAACGTCGACCGCACCGTCCACAACCCGAACCTGGTGGTCTGGCACCAGCGGCTCTGGCTGATCGACAACGGCGCCGCACTGGTCTTCCACCACCGCTGGGCCACCGCCGAGGCGTCCGTCGGCAAGCGGTACGACCTCAGCGCCCACGCGCTCGGCGCCTGCGCCCCGGACGTCCGGCTGGCGGACGAGGACCTCGGGCCGCTGGTCACGGTCGAGTTGCTGGAGCAGGTGGTGGCGCTGGTCCCGGACGAGTGGCTGGCCGACGAGCCCGGCTTCGACTCGGTGGACGCCGTCCGGCACGCGTACGTCACCCACCTGGCCGCCCGGGCGGTGCTCTCCGAGGAGTGGCTGCCGGAGGGCTTCGCCACACCCGAGCAGCTGCGCGAGGCGGAGCTGCGACGCGCGGCCCGCACCCGGGCCGGTCGGCCGGCCTGGCTGCGGGAGGTGCCGGACCTGCACGGCAAGCCGTCGGTGGAGACGGTGTGGGAGCACCACTTCGAGTGA
- a CDS encoding SRPBCC family protein, protein MGQVQATTERVYDAAPERVYEALADYQVTRPKLLPAQYSEYEVRVGGTGAGTQVHWKLQATEKRVRDCLFTVSAPKPDQLVEKDANSSMVITWTVSAAGEGRSKVTVTATWQGATGIGGFFERTFAPKGLNRIHDQVLANLDAEVR, encoded by the coding sequence ATGGGACAGGTGCAGGCCACCACCGAGCGGGTCTACGACGCCGCCCCCGAGCGGGTGTACGAGGCGCTGGCCGACTACCAGGTGACCCGCCCGAAGCTGCTGCCGGCGCAGTACAGCGAGTACGAGGTCCGGGTCGGCGGCACCGGCGCGGGCACCCAGGTGCACTGGAAGCTGCAGGCCACCGAGAAGCGGGTGCGCGACTGCCTGTTCACCGTCTCGGCGCCCAAGCCCGACCAGCTGGTGGAGAAGGACGCCAACTCCAGCATGGTGATCACCTGGACCGTCTCGGCCGCCGGCGAGGGCCGCTCCAAGGTCACCGTCACCGCCACCTGGCAGGGCGCGACCGGCATCGGCGGCTTCTTCGAGCGCACCTTCGCCCCCAAGGGCCTGAACCGGATCCACGACCAGGTGCTGGCCAACCTGGACGCCGAGGTCCGCTGA
- a CDS encoding glycosyltransferase gives MTILHISQPVDGGVARVVVDLVRGQREAGHRVLVACPGGGRLAEEAAAVGGLVQDWPADRSPGAGTAAEAWRLRRIVRAAAPDVVHLHSAKAGLAGRLAVRGAVPTVFQPHAWSFAAVDGPMAAATLRWERFATRWAHRLLCVSVQERADGVAAGVHADWAVVPNGVDVRHYAPADRRAARIALGLDLDAPLAVCVGRLCRQKGQDVLLAAWPEVLRRVPRARLALVGGGPDEQRLAEAVRESAEPCRVRLVGDVPDPRPWLAAADLVVLPSRWEGMALAPLEAMAAARPVLLTDVPGARECLPQAERARSVVPPEETDALATRMAEALSDPIECERRGARLRDHVVARHDVRTVVEQVDALYRDLLGAGPAAGRRRARVPEWI, from the coding sequence ATGACGATCCTTCACATTTCGCAGCCGGTGGACGGCGGAGTCGCCCGCGTCGTCGTCGATCTGGTCCGGGGGCAGCGCGAGGCCGGGCACCGGGTGCTGGTCGCCTGCCCGGGCGGTGGCCGGCTGGCCGAGGAGGCCGCGGCGGTGGGCGGGCTGGTCCAGGACTGGCCCGCCGACCGCTCGCCCGGCGCGGGCACCGCCGCCGAGGCCTGGCGGCTGCGCCGGATCGTCAGGGCCGCCGCGCCCGACGTGGTCCACCTGCACAGCGCCAAGGCCGGGCTGGCCGGCCGGCTGGCCGTGCGCGGCGCGGTGCCGACCGTCTTCCAGCCGCACGCCTGGTCCTTCGCCGCCGTGGACGGCCCGATGGCCGCCGCCACCCTGCGCTGGGAGCGCTTCGCGACCCGCTGGGCGCACCGGCTGCTGTGCGTCAGCGTCCAGGAACGGGCGGACGGCGTGGCCGCCGGGGTGCACGCGGACTGGGCGGTGGTGCCCAACGGCGTGGACGTCCGCCACTACGCGCCGGCCGACCGCCGGGCCGCCCGGATCGCGCTCGGACTGGACCTGGACGCCCCGCTCGCGGTCTGCGTCGGGCGGCTGTGCCGGCAGAAGGGCCAGGACGTGCTGCTGGCCGCCTGGCCGGAGGTGCTGCGCCGGGTGCCGCGGGCCCGGCTGGCGCTGGTCGGCGGCGGGCCGGATGAGCAGCGGCTGGCGGAGGCGGTCCGGGAGTCGGCCGAGCCGTGCCGGGTGCGGCTGGTCGGGGACGTGCCGGATCCGCGCCCGTGGCTGGCGGCGGCCGACCTGGTGGTGCTGCCCTCGCGCTGGGAGGGCATGGCGCTGGCCCCGTTGGAGGCGATGGCGGCCGCCCGTCCGGTGCTGCTGACCGACGTGCCGGGCGCCCGGGAGTGCCTGCCGCAGGCGGAGCGGGCGCGGTCGGTGGTGCCGCCCGAGGAGACGGACGCGCTCGCCACCCGAATGGCGGAAGCGCTGTCCGATCCGATCGAGTGCGAGCGACGCGGTGCCCGCCTGCGGGACCACGTGGTCGCCCGGCACGACGTTCGCACCGTGGTCGAACAGGTGGACGCGCTGTACCGCGACCTGCTGGGTGCCGGTCCGGCGGCCGGACGGCGCCGGGCCCGTGTCCCAGAGTGGATCTGA
- a CDS encoding MXAN_6230/SCO0854 family RING domain-containing protein codes for MKKPNTAVPGSALDTYLLRRHGQVLVAPGAAPGEPDPWTAKGLVALEADLARRGHVPTKPLRDALRRLRPADLAETGTRLLAGLDALLGADRRHQPLFRRFPDGVPSHAHADYSVLIRGYLLRQSSQLCLVCERTSLEAGIGALAPCAHLLCHDCFLELTEHDDARHCPLCDVPLDREHHLPTDTRGARKAARDLAAGQALKPLRLAETGDATALVGAALADLLARQTPLNPQEREDLALLLEHAPADPGAWLPAAIPVREIRATVLATLLRRDPERTRPLLAAHLTTATDVLRLIWAWSGAEPDLLPGTARTLRLRNLPRPLRRELLAVLDAFPVGTLAEDLRRHRSAWLRAGELLHPYEHRDRFPYAAAAFAVVRQSDLDLHGLGPQLREAPAPLRVRETPAGHTRLTVETFAARVEHALAQGDLPAAVRLLATRPGELVRRLHHLLRVRAAWAPDQPLPAELADALPKALRAVAPGPLLGAYGRLRAPRGIGERRLYFPRGRVASAHTRFDWGKPVPVELSAPVCDLIEAELLRRAERSVEQAGRYELAVLDAGLADLVVPFAERASAKTLVAVPRGSVQRLPDGQHLRLFVHWMQRAHQRVDLDLSVAFYDEEWQFTGLCDYTRLVLGARAAVHSGDFTTAPPPHGATEFVDLDLRALGKAGARYAVVVVFSYNDIPFEDLTDAFAGFMTLTPSEAARQRTGSFHPASVRQRLDLAGEARICVPMIVDLQTRTHTWTDLNVGSGAGFHNVSRHRAEIGSLADSVLTHFAPGTRATLWDLGCAAAAAGSDEVWVRDRTGRGLGRYRRGADEPVAAFAERLRGRHESDHRTEQPPDDTARLIAERLAGTRAFTALVHADVSAPEGASGTLYRLYPGPLDAAPDTLERITAGDLVARFAPSGGNSPIE; via the coding sequence GTGAAGAAGCCGAACACCGCCGTGCCCGGGAGTGCACTGGACACCTACCTGCTGCGCCGTCACGGACAGGTCCTGGTCGCACCGGGGGCCGCGCCCGGCGAACCGGACCCGTGGACGGCCAAGGGCCTGGTGGCCCTGGAAGCCGACCTGGCGCGACGCGGCCACGTGCCGACCAAGCCGCTGCGCGACGCGCTCCGCCGGCTGCGCCCGGCCGACCTCGCCGAGACCGGCACCCGGCTGCTGGCCGGCCTCGACGCCCTGCTCGGCGCCGACCGCCGGCACCAGCCGCTGTTCCGCCGCTTCCCCGACGGCGTCCCCTCGCACGCCCACGCCGACTACTCCGTCCTCATCCGCGGCTACCTGCTCCGCCAGTCCAGCCAGCTCTGCCTGGTCTGCGAACGCACCAGCCTGGAGGCCGGGATCGGCGCCCTCGCCCCCTGCGCCCACCTGCTCTGCCACGACTGCTTCCTGGAGCTGACCGAGCACGACGACGCGCGGCACTGCCCGCTCTGCGACGTGCCGCTGGATCGCGAGCACCACCTGCCCACCGACACCAGGGGCGCCCGCAAGGCCGCCCGCGACCTGGCGGCGGGCCAGGCGCTCAAGCCGCTGCGCCTGGCCGAGACCGGCGATGCGACCGCCCTCGTCGGTGCGGCGCTGGCCGACCTGCTCGCCCGGCAGACCCCGCTCAACCCCCAGGAGCGCGAGGACCTCGCCCTGCTGCTCGAGCACGCCCCGGCCGACCCGGGCGCCTGGCTGCCCGCCGCGATCCCGGTCCGGGAGATCCGCGCCACCGTGCTGGCCACCCTGCTGCGCCGCGACCCGGAGCGCACCCGCCCGCTGCTCGCCGCCCACCTCACCACCGCCACCGACGTGCTGCGGCTGATCTGGGCCTGGTCCGGCGCCGAGCCCGACCTGCTGCCGGGCACCGCCCGCACGCTGCGGCTGCGCAACCTGCCCCGCCCGCTGCGCCGCGAACTCCTCGCCGTCCTGGACGCGTTCCCGGTCGGCACCCTCGCCGAGGACCTGCGCCGCCACCGCTCCGCCTGGCTGCGGGCCGGCGAACTGCTGCATCCGTACGAGCACCGCGACCGCTTCCCGTACGCGGCCGCCGCCTTCGCGGTCGTCCGGCAGAGCGACCTCGACCTGCACGGCCTCGGCCCGCAACTGCGCGAGGCGCCCGCCCCGCTGCGGGTGCGCGAGACGCCCGCCGGCCACACCCGGCTCACCGTCGAGACCTTCGCCGCCCGGGTCGAACACGCCCTCGCCCAGGGCGACCTGCCCGCCGCCGTCCGCCTGCTGGCCACCCGCCCCGGCGAACTGGTGCGCCGACTGCACCACCTACTGCGGGTGCGGGCCGCCTGGGCCCCCGACCAGCCGCTGCCCGCCGAACTCGCCGACGCCCTGCCCAAGGCCCTGCGCGCCGTCGCCCCCGGACCGCTGCTCGGCGCGTACGGGCGGCTGCGCGCACCGCGCGGGATCGGCGAGCGGCGGCTGTACTTCCCGCGCGGCCGGGTCGCCTCCGCGCACACCCGGTTCGACTGGGGCAAGCCCGTCCCGGTCGAGCTGAGCGCGCCGGTCTGCGACCTGATCGAGGCCGAACTGCTGCGCCGCGCCGAGCGGTCGGTGGAGCAGGCCGGGCGCTACGAGCTGGCCGTGCTGGACGCCGGACTGGCCGACCTGGTCGTCCCGTTCGCCGAACGCGCCAGTGCCAAGACCCTGGTCGCGGTGCCGCGCGGCAGCGTCCAGCGACTCCCGGACGGGCAGCACCTGCGCCTGTTCGTGCACTGGATGCAGCGCGCGCACCAGCGGGTGGACCTCGACCTGTCGGTGGCCTTCTACGACGAGGAGTGGCAGTTCACCGGTCTGTGCGACTACACCCGGCTGGTGCTCGGCGCGCGCGCCGCCGTGCACTCCGGCGACTTCACCACCGCCCCGCCGCCGCACGGCGCCACCGAGTTCGTCGACCTCGACCTGCGGGCGCTGGGCAAGGCCGGCGCCCGGTACGCCGTGGTGGTGGTGTTCAGCTACAACGACATCCCCTTCGAGGACCTCACCGACGCCTTCGCCGGCTTCATGACCCTGACCCCCTCCGAGGCGGCCCGGCAGCGCACCGGCAGCTTCCACCCCGCGAGCGTGCGCCAGCGGCTGGACCTCGCCGGGGAGGCCCGGATCTGCGTGCCGATGATCGTCGACCTGCAGACCCGCACCCACACCTGGACCGACCTCAACGTCGGCTCCGGGGCCGGGTTCCACAACGTCAGCCGGCACCGCGCCGAGATCGGCTCGCTGGCCGACTCGGTGCTGACCCACTTCGCCCCGGGCACCCGGGCGACCCTGTGGGACCTCGGCTGCGCCGCCGCCGCGGCCGGCAGCGACGAGGTGTGGGTGCGCGACCGGACCGGCCGCGGGCTCGGCCGCTACCGCCGGGGAGCGGACGAACCGGTGGCCGCCTTCGCCGAGCGGCTGCGCGGGCGCCACGAGAGCGACCACCGCACCGAGCAGCCGCCGGACGACACCGCCCGGCTGATCGCCGAACGCCTGGCCGGCACCCGGGCGTTCACGGCCCTGGTGCACGCCGACGTGTCCGCTCCGGAGGGGGCGAGCGGGACGCTCTACCGGCTCTACCCGGGGCCGCTGGACGCCGCCCCGGACACCCTGGAGCGGATCACGGCGGGGGACTTGGTGGCCCGCTTCGCTCCGAGTGGTGGTAACTCCCCCATCGAGTGA
- a CDS encoding type I glutamate--ammonia ligase, translated as MSAVTASQAAGPAEPLGPGASAAALAAAVALPPRAERAARAEEAADRLRTAAVEAVAVTWVDNAGISRVKAVPVSALVHAAEWGVGTAPCFDVFLADDASTTSPFIGGPTGDLRLYPDLDRLVPLAAQPGWAWAPGDRHTQAGGPHPGCQRLFARRMEAAAAARGLSLRAGIEVEWVVALAGPPHEPPQYPTHGPAYGMHRLTDLSDYLRDVLRALGEQGLSVLQIHPEYAPGQFEVSVAPEGPVGAADTSVLVRHTIRAVSAKYGLRTSFAPLVEPDVVGNGGHLHLSLWRDGHNLGHGGSGPHGLTAEAEGFLAGVLRALPELLVLGCSSPAGYLRLVPSHWAGAYQCWGLENREAALRLVTGSTGERAAAANAEVKCFDASANPYLAVGAVVAAGLAGLEQRLALPPEFTGDPAEAEPGTVPRLPQGPAEAIAAYEGSAVLREALGEPLHQAVLAVRRAEAEQYAAVGPEELVAATRWRY; from the coding sequence ATGAGCGCTGTGACTGCCTCCCAGGCCGCCGGTCCCGCCGAGCCGCTCGGCCCCGGCGCATCCGCCGCCGCCCTCGCGGCCGCCGTCGCGCTGCCCCCGCGGGCCGAGCGCGCCGCGCGGGCCGAGGAGGCCGCCGACCGGCTGCGCACCGCCGCCGTCGAGGCGGTGGCCGTCACCTGGGTGGACAACGCCGGCATCAGCCGGGTCAAGGCCGTGCCGGTCAGCGCCCTGGTGCACGCGGCCGAGTGGGGCGTCGGCACCGCGCCCTGCTTCGACGTGTTCCTCGCCGACGACGCCAGCACCACCAGCCCGTTCATCGGCGGCCCCACCGGGGACCTGCGCCTCTACCCCGACCTCGACCGGCTCGTCCCGCTGGCCGCCCAGCCCGGCTGGGCCTGGGCCCCGGGGGACCGCCACACCCAGGCCGGCGGCCCGCACCCAGGCTGCCAACGCCTGTTCGCCCGCCGGATGGAGGCCGCGGCCGCCGCCCGCGGGCTGAGCCTCCGGGCCGGCATCGAGGTCGAGTGGGTGGTCGCCCTGGCCGGGCCGCCGCACGAGCCGCCGCAGTACCCGACGCACGGCCCCGCCTACGGCATGCACCGGCTCACCGACCTCTCCGACTACCTGCGGGACGTCCTGCGCGCCCTCGGCGAGCAGGGGCTCAGCGTGCTGCAGATCCACCCCGAGTACGCCCCGGGCCAGTTCGAGGTCTCGGTCGCCCCCGAGGGGCCGGTCGGCGCCGCCGACACCTCCGTCCTGGTCCGGCACACCATCCGCGCCGTCTCCGCCAAGTACGGCCTGCGGACGTCCTTCGCCCCGCTGGTCGAGCCCGACGTCGTCGGCAACGGCGGGCACCTGCACCTCAGCCTCTGGCGGGACGGCCACAACCTCGGCCACGGCGGCTCCGGCCCGCACGGGCTGACGGCCGAGGCCGAGGGCTTCCTCGCCGGGGTGCTCCGAGCGCTGCCCGAACTCCTCGTGCTGGGCTGCTCCAGCCCCGCGGGGTACCTGCGGCTGGTGCCCTCGCACTGGGCCGGGGCGTACCAGTGCTGGGGCCTGGAGAACCGGGAGGCCGCGCTGCGCCTGGTCACCGGCTCCACCGGGGAGCGGGCCGCCGCCGCGAACGCCGAGGTCAAGTGCTTCGACGCGAGCGCCAATCCGTACCTGGCGGTCGGCGCGGTGGTCGCCGCCGGCCTCGCCGGGCTGGAGCAACGCCTGGCCCTGCCGCCGGAGTTCACCGGGGATCCGGCCGAGGCCGAGCCCGGCACGGTGCCCCGGCTGCCGCAGGGCCCGGCCGAGGCGATCGCCGCGTACGAGGGCTCGGCGGTGCTGCGCGAGGCGCTCGGCGAGCCGCTCCACCAGGCCGTGCTGGCGGTGCGCCGGGCCGAGGCCGAGCAGTACGCGGCCGTCGGTCCCGAGGAGTTGGTCGCCGCGACGCGCTGGCGGTACTGA